One Cucurbita pepo subsp. pepo cultivar mu-cu-16 chromosome LG07, ASM280686v2, whole genome shotgun sequence genomic region harbors:
- the LOC111799001 gene encoding uncharacterized protein LOC111799001 isoform X1, producing MNGKNRIPKAVIVGGSIAGISCAHALIKAGWKVQILEKSTSPPTGSSTGAGLGLDPLSQSLIQSWVSKPQLLLQSTLPLTVDQNQATDEETKGRRILTRDENFNFRAAHWADLHGLLYNELPPDIFLWGHQFLSFCTSEDKSSVKIAARVLQTDEIIEIVGDLLVGADGCLSSVLQTFLPNFQLRYSGYCAWRGVLDFSENENSETIIDIRRAYPDLGKCLYFDLGSGTHIVLYELPNKKINWIWYINQPEPQLKGKSLTMKVDDGMVRKMHEQAEKVWVPEFARVIKETKEPFINVIYDRNPLERLVWDNVALVGDAAHPTTPHGLRSTNMSILDAAVLGKCLEKWGLENLQTALAEYQSVRLPVSSKQVLHSRFMGRLKQGLTLPDREPFDPKAAMPDNCQELQQKNIPFFNDVPQLIDTTTRKPI from the exons ATGAATGGGAAGAACAGAATCCCCAAAGCAGTCATCGTCGGCGGCAGCATTGCCGGAATATCCTGCGCTCATGCTCTGATTAAGGCCGGCTGGAAAGTTCAGATACTCGAAAAATCAACCTCTCCCCCAACCGGAAGTTCCACCGGCGCCGGCCTTGGTCTCGATCCTCTCTCTCAGAGCCTCATTCAGTCATGGGTTTCCAAGCCTCAACTTCTCCTCCAATCCACTCTCCCTCTCACAGTCGATCAG AATCAAGCAACTGATGAGGAAACCAAAGGCAGGAGGATTTTAACTAGGGATGAGAATTTCAATTTCAGAGCAGCTCATTGGGCTGACCTCCATGGCCTTCTCTACAATGAGCTTCCTCCTGATATATTTCTATGGGGTCACCAATTCCTCTCTTTTTGCACATCTGAGGATAAATCTTCTGTGAAAATAGCAGCAAGAGTTCTGCAAACTGACGAGATTATTGAAATAGTTGGGGATTTGCTTGTTGGGGCAGATGGGTGTCtttcttctgttcttcaaaCCTTTCTTCCCAACTTTCAGTTGAG ATATTCTGGTTATTGTGCTTGGAGAGGAGTCCTTGATTTCTCTGAGAATGAGAATTCAGAGACGATAATCGACATCCGAAGGGCGTATCCTGATCTTGGGAAATGCTTGTATTTTGATTTGGGATCTGGCACTCACATTGTTCTCTACGAGcttccaaacaaaaaaatcaactgGATTTGGTATATCAATCAACCAGAGCCACAACTCAAG GGTAAGTCGCTGACCATGAAAGTAGACGACGGGATGGTGAGGAAGATGCATGAACAAGCAGAGAAGGTTTGGGTTCCCGAGTTCGCAAGAGtcatcaaagaaacaaaagagcCTTTCATCAATGTCATATATGATAGAAATCCATTGGAACGACTAGTTTGGGACAATGTAGCATTAGTTGGGGACGCAGCTCATCCCACAACTCCTCATGGCTTGAGAAGTACAAACATGTCCATATTAGATGCAGCTGTTTTAGGCAAATGCCTTGAGAAATGGGGACTGGAGAACTTACAAACAGCCCTCGCAGAATATCAATCCGTTCGACTGCCTGTAAGCTCGAAGCAAGTCCTGCATTCTAGGTTTATGGGTAGGCTTAAGCAAGGTTTGACTCTTCCTGACCGTGAACCCTTCGACCCGAAGGCAGCTATGCCAGATAACTGCCAAGAACTTCAACAGAAAAAC ATTCCTTTCTTCAATGATGTTCCTCAATTGATCGATACGACGACCAGGAAGCCTATATAG
- the LOC111799141 gene encoding EG45-like domain containing protein, whose product MSKPLFLSVFFLAHLFHLSHGDIGTATHYSPPYLPTACAGNDISLFPASSLFAAAGEGIWENGAACGRQYLVRCFSAAVPMSCVPDQTIQVTIVDRAISTVSKPAKAATTMVLSTTAYKSIVQRNVAFVNVEFREA is encoded by the exons ATGTCGAAGCCTCTGTTTCTCTCCGTCTTCTTCCTCGCTCATCTCTTCCATCTCTCCCATGGAGATATCGGCACTGCAACGCATTACAGTCCTCCATATTTAC CCACCGCCTGTGCCGGAAACGATATCTCTCTGTTTCCGGCGAGTAGTCTATTTGCGGCGGCCGGAGAGGGAATATGGGAGAACGGAGCGGCTTGTGGAAGACAATACCTAGTGAGATGCTTCAGCGCCGCCGTGCCGATGTCGTGCGTTCCGGATCAGACGATTCAGGTCACGATAGTCGATCGTGCGATTTCAACGGTGTCGAAGCCGGCGAAAGCGGCTACGACGATGGTGCTGTCAACGACGGCGTATAAATCCATCGTTCAAAGAAATGTGGCCTTCGTGAATGTCGAATTTCGGGA GGCCTGA
- the LOC111798081 gene encoding N-alpha-acetyltransferase 50-like isoform X2 produces MEAFRWVGFDFDCYCEVVNSCCFYSYYSDICVGSIACRLEKKENGSVRVYIMTLGVLAPYRELGIGSRLLNHVLDLCAKQNITEIYLHVQTNNDDAINFYKKFGFEITETIQNYYANITPPDCYVLTKYIQTHTKK; encoded by the exons ATGGAAGCTTTCCGCTGGGTgggctttgattttgattgttaCTGTGAGGTGGTCAATTCTTGTTGCTTTTATT CATACTACAGTGATATATGTGTTGGCTCCATTGCATGCCGCcttgagaagaaagaaaatggatctGTACGTGTCTACATCATGACCTTGGGCGTTCTTGCACCATATCGTGAACTAGGCATTG GTAGCAGACTGTTAAATCATGTTCTTGATCTCTGCGCAAAGCAAAATATTACCGAAATCTATTTGCATGTTCAGACGAATAATGATGACGCCATCAATTTCTATAAGAAATTTGGGTTTGAGATTACAGAAACCATTCAGAACTATTACGCAAACATTACGCCTCCAGATTGCTATGTTCTTACCAAGTATATTCAAACTCATACCAAGAAGTAA
- the LOC111798081 gene encoding N-alpha-acetyltransferase 50-like isoform X1, with protein sequence MGEVREVSISLDGVRDKNLMQLKKLNTALFPVRYNEKYYADVLASGEFTKLAYYSDICVGSIACRLEKKENGSVRVYIMTLGVLAPYRELGIGSRLLNHVLDLCAKQNITEIYLHVQTNNDDAINFYKKFGFEITETIQNYYANITPPDCYVLTKYIQTHTKK encoded by the exons ATGGGGGAGGTGCGCGAAGTATCAATTTCGCTCGACGGAGTGAGGGACAAGAACTTGATGCAGCTCAAGAAGCTCAATACAGCTCTCTTCCCTGTTCGCTATAACGAAAAGTACTACGCCGATGTCCTTGCCTCCGGCGAGTTCACAAAGCTAG CATACTACAGTGATATATGTGTTGGCTCCATTGCATGCCGCcttgagaagaaagaaaatggatctGTACGTGTCTACATCATGACCTTGGGCGTTCTTGCACCATATCGTGAACTAGGCATTG GTAGCAGACTGTTAAATCATGTTCTTGATCTCTGCGCAAAGCAAAATATTACCGAAATCTATTTGCATGTTCAGACGAATAATGATGACGCCATCAATTTCTATAAGAAATTTGGGTTTGAGATTACAGAAACCATTCAGAACTATTACGCAAACATTACGCCTCCAGATTGCTATGTTCTTACCAAGTATATTCAAACTCATACCAAGAAGTAA
- the LOC111798648 gene encoding probable 1-deoxy-D-xylulose-5-phosphate synthase, chloroplastic, producing MGTASTGYPFGIAVHLNGNSAVLPHKLEFSRSSFPLHAEFSRINPLLGSVFGVSTESPVHKIRCLPDIDNIFWDKDPTPLLDVIENPIHLKNLSPKELKQLADEIRSELSSYLSNIRKSYKASLAVVELTVALHHVFHAPVDKILWDAGEEAYAHKILTGRRPLMSTLRKKNGLSGSTSRSESEFDPFGAAHGCNSVSAGLGMAVARDIKGKRERIVTVINNGSTMAGQIYEAMSNVGYLDSNMIVILNDSRHSLHPKLDEGSKTSVSALSSTLSRLQSSKSFRKFREAAKGVTKRIGKGMHELAAKVDQYARGMMGPSGSTLFEELGLYYIGPVDGHNLEDLICVLQEVASLDSMGPVLVHVITEENYAVGHQRSAENHLEGLYNIDPLMYGIGSQTYSDVFVEALIMEAEKDKNIVTVHAGMQMEPSIQLFRERFPDKFFDVGMAEQHAVTFSAGLSCGGLKPFCVIPSAFLQRAYDQVVHDVDRQRIPVRFVITSAGLVGSDGPMQCGAFDITFMSCLPNMIVMAPSDENELVNMVATAAHIDDQPVCFRYPRGSIVTADNLVLEGVPIEIGKGRILAEGKDVALLGYGAMVQNCLNARALLSKFGVEVTVADARFCKPLDIALLRQLCDNHAFLITVEEGSIGGFGSHVAQFLTLDGRLDGRTKWRPIVLPDSYIEQASPQEQLSLAGLTGNHIAATALSLLGRPREALLMMC from the exons ATGGGTACTGCTTCGACTGGGTACCCATTCGGAATCGCTGTCCATTTAAATGGAAATTCTGCCGTCTTGCCTCATAAATTGGAATTCTCGCGCTCTAGTTTTCCTCTACACGCTGAATTTTCGAGAATCAATCCGCTCTTGGGCTCTGTTTTTGGTGTTTCTACCGAG TCACCAGTTCATAAGATACGTTGTTTACCGGACATTGATAACATCTTCTGGGATAAAGATCCAACGCCCTTACTTGATGTGATTGAGAATCCTATCCATTTGAAAAACTTGTCTCCCAAG GAATTGAAACAATTAGCCGACGAAATTCGTTCGGAGTTGTCTTCCTATCTTTCTAACATACGAAAATCTTACAAGGCCAGTTTGGCAGTGGTGGAGCTGACTGTTGCCTTACACCATGTCTTCCATGCTCCAGTGGACAAGATACTGTGGGATGCAGGAGAAGAG GCCTATGCGCACAAGATTCTTACCGGTAGACGACCTCTCATGAGTACATTGCGTAAAAAGAATGGTCTTTCTGGGTCAACATCTCGGTCTGAAAGTGAATTTGATCCATTTGGTGCTGCACATGGCTGCAACAGTGTATCTGCTGGACTTG GCATGGCAGTAGCGCGGGATATAAAAGGTAAGCGTGAAAGAATAGTGACAGTAATTAACAACGGGTCAACTATGGCGGGGCAAATATATGAAGCAATGAGTAATGTGGGATATTTGGACTCGAATATGATAGTGATCTTAAATGACAGTCGCCATTCTTTACACCCAAAACTTGATGAGGGCTCTAAGACATCTGTCAGTGCCTTGTCTAGCACCCTCAGCAGGCTGCAGTCCAGCAAATCCTTTCGCAAGTTTCGTGAAGCTGCTAAG GGTGTAACTAAAAGAATTGGTAAAGGAATGCATGAATTGGCTGCCAAGGTTGACCAATATGCTCGGGGTATGATGGGTCCCTCGGGATCAACCCTTTTCGAAGAACTTGGACTCTATTATATTGGCCCCGTGGATGGCCACAATTTGGAGGATCTCATTTGTGTTTTACAAGAAGTTGCATCGCTCGATTCGATGGGTCCAGTTTTGGTTCATGTCATAACTGAAGAAAATTATGCAGTAGGTCATCAGAGGAGTGCAGAAAACCATCTGGAAG GTTTATATAACATAGACCCATTGATGTACGGAATTGGTTCTCAAACATACAGTGATGTCTTTGTGGAGGCACTAATCATGGAGGCGGAGAAGGACAAAAACATCGTGACAGTTCATGCTGGGATGCAGATGGAGCCTTCAATTCAACTATTCCGGGAAAGATTTCCTGATAAATTCTTTGATGTGGGCATGGCTGAGCAACATGCTGTTACATTTTCTGCTGGTTTGTCATGTGGTGGGTTGAAGCCCTTTTGTGTAATTCCTTCGGCTTTCTTACAGAGGGCATACGATCAG GTGGTACACGATGTTGATCGGCAGAGAATTCCCGTGCGTTTTGTAATTACCAGTGCTGGATTGGTAGGATCCGATGGTCCTATGCAATGTGGTGCGTTCGATATAACATTTATGTCATGCTTGCCAAACATGATTGTCATGGCACCATCAGATGAGAATGAGCTAGTGAACATGGTGGCCACTGCAGCGCACATCGACGATCAACCTGTTTGCTTTCGCTATCCAAGAGGCTCCATTGTCACGGCTGACAACCTTGTCCTTGAAGGGGTTCCCATTGAA ATTGGAAAAGGGAGGATTCTTGCTGAGGGTAAGGATGTTGCTTTGCTTGGGTATGGAGCAATGGTTCAGAACTGCCTTAACGCGCGAGCCCTTCTCTCGAAGTTCGGTGTCGAGGTTACAGTGGCTGATGCGAGGTTCTGCAAGCCACTCGACATAGCGCTTCTTCGGCAACTTTGTGATAACCATGCATTTCTAATCACAGTCGAGGAAGGTTCGATTGGAGGCTTTGGATCTCATGTTGCACAATTCCTCACTCTTGATGGACGACTGGATGGAAGAACCAAG TGGCGACCGATAGTTCTACCAGATAGTTACATAGAGCAGGCATCACCACAAGAACAGCTCTCCCTAGCTGGGTTAACCGGAAATCACATAGCTGCAACGGCGTTAAGCCTGCTCGGTCGCCCCCGTGAAGCGCTACTAATGATGTGTTAG
- the LOC111798005 gene encoding V-type proton ATPase subunit c''2-like yields the protein MSTAAVIAHSSSWSRALINISPYTFSAVGIAIAIGVSVLGAAWGIYITGSSLIGAAIKAPRITSKNLISVIFCEAVAIYGVIVAIILQTKLESVSASQIYAPESLRAGYAIFASGIIVGFANLVCGLCVGIIGSSCALSDAQNSSLFVKILVIEIFGSALGLFGVIVGIIMSAQASWPAKTG from the exons ATGTCGACCGCCGCCGTGATCGCACATTCTAGCTCCTGGTCTCGCGCTCTCATCAATATCTCTCCCTACACTTTCTCCGCCGTCGGTATCGCCATCGCCATCGGCGTTTCCGTCCTCGGCGCCGCCTG GGGGATTTACATTACGGGAAGCAGTTTGATTGGTGCCGCGATCAAAGCTCCTCGCATTACTTCGAAGAATTTGATCAG TGTAATTTTCTGTGAAGCTGTTGCTATATACGGTGTCATTGTTGCCATCATCTTACAAACCAAGTTAGAGAGTGTTTCAGCGTCTCAGATTTATGCCCCCGAGTCTCTAAGAGCAGGATATGCAATTTTTGCATCTGGAATCATAGTTGGCTTTGCTAACCTTGTCTGCGG GCTGTGTGTGGGAATCATTGGAAGCAGCTGTGCGTTATCAGATGCCCAAAACTCCTCTCTTTTTGTGAAAATTCTTGTAATTGAGATCTTTGGCAGTGCGCTCGGGTTGTTCGGAGTGATTGTCGGGATAATTATGTCAGCTCAAGCCTCTTGGCCTGCAAAGACAGGTTGA
- the LOC111799001 gene encoding uncharacterized protein LOC111799001 isoform X2 encodes MNGKNRIPKAVIVGGSIAGISCAHALIKAGWKVQILEKSTSPPTGSSTGAGLGLDPLSQSLIQSWVSKPQLLLQSTLPLTVDQNQATDEETKGRRILTRDENFNFRAAHWADLHGLLYNELPPDIFLWGHQFLSFCTSEDKSSVKIAARVLQTDEIIEIVGDLLVGADGCLSSVLQTFLPNFQLRYSGYCAWRGVLDFSENENSETIIDIRRAYPDLGKCLYFDLGSGTHIVLYELPNKKINWIWYINQPEPQLKGKSLTMKVDDGMVRKMHEQAEKVWVPEFARVIKETKEPFINVIYDRNPLERLVWDNVALVGDAAHPTTPHGLRSTNMSILDAAVLGKCLEKWGLENLQTALAEYQSVRLPVSSKQVLHSRFMGRLKQGLTLPDREPFDPKAAMPDNCQELQQKNIPFFNDVPQLIDTTTRKPI; translated from the exons ATGAATGGGAAGAACAGAATCCCCAAAGCAGTCATCGTCGGCGGCAGCATTGCCGGAATATCCTGCGCTCATGCTCTGATTAAGGCCGGCTGGAAAGTTCAGATACTCGAAAAATCAACCTCTCCCCCAACCGGAAGTTCCACCGGCGCCGGCCTTGGTCTCGATCCTCTCTCTCAGAGCCTCATTCAGTCATGGGTTTCCAAGCCTCAACTTCTCCTCCAATCCACTCTCCCTCTCACAGTCGATCAG AATCAAGCAACTGATGAGGAAACCAAAGGCAGGAGGATTTTAACTAGGGATGAGAATTTCAATTTCAGAGCAGCTCATTGGGCTGACCTCCATGGCCTTCTCTACAATGAGCTTCCTCCTGATATATTTCTATGGGGTCACCAATTCCTCTCTTTTTGCACATCTGAGGATAAATCTTCTGTGAAAATAGCAGCAAGAGTTCTGCAAACTGACGAGATTATTGAAATAGTTGGGGATTTGCTTGTTGGGGCAGATGGGTGTCtttcttctgttcttcaaaCCTTTCTTCCCAACTTTCAGTTGAG ATATTCTGGTTATTGTGCTTGGAGAGGAGTCCTTGATTTCTCTGAGAATGAGAATTCAGAGACGATAATCGACATCCGAAGGGCGTATCCTGATCTTGGGAAATGCTTGTATTTTGATTTGGGATCTGGCACTCACATTGTTCTCTACGAGcttccaaacaaaaaaatcaactgGATTTGGTATATCAATCAACCAGAGCCACAACTCAAG GGTAAGTCGCTGACCATGAAAGTAGACGACGGGATGGTGAGGAAGATGCATGAACAAGCAGAGAAGGTTTGGGTTCCCGAGTTCGCAAGAGtcatcaaagaaacaaaagagcCTTTCATCAATGTCATATATGATAGAAATCCATTGGAACGACTAGTTTGGGACAATGTAGCATTAGTTGGGGACGCAGCTCATCCCACAACTCCTCATGGCTTGAGAAGTACAAACATGTCCATATTAGATGCAGCTGTTTTAGGCAAATGCCTTGAGAAATGGGGACTGGAGAACTTACAAACAGCCCTCGCAGAATATCAATCCGTTCGACTGCCTGTAAGCTCGAAGCAAGTCCTGCATTCTAGGTTTATGGGTAGGCTTAAGCAAGGTTTGACTCTTCCTGACCGTGAACCCTTCGACCCGAAG GCAGCTATGCCAGATAACTGCCAAGAACTTCAACAGAAAAACATTCCTTTCTTCAATGATGTTCCTCAATTGATCGATACGACGACCAGGAAGCCTATATAG
- the LOC111799071 gene encoding probable indole-3-pyruvate monooxygenase YUCCA4 — protein sequence MGSSNEQDEDHHQRQQRKCLWVNGPVIIGAGPSGLAAAACLSQNQIPSLILEKSDCIASLWQYRTYDRLKLHLPKHFCELPLMGFPQNFPKYPSKHQFISYMESYASHFSIHPRFNQTVQSAEFDSVSGFWKVSTQDSDYISRWLVVATGENAEPVVPEILGIERFTRTVVHTSMYKSGSEFKNQRVLVVGCGNSGMEVSLDLCRQNAIPHMVVRNTVHVLPREMFGFSTFGIAMGLLKWLPLRLVDKILLLIANLTLGNTDQLGLRRPKTGPIELKNATGKTPVLDVGALSQIRSGKIKVMEGIKEITRNGAKFIDGQEKEFDSIILATGYRSNVPSWLKMCDCFSKDGMPKTPFPNGWKAENGLYTVGFTRRGLLGTASDAMKIANDVAQQWKDGKNCSNSYVIFLKESE from the exons ATGGGTTCTTCCAACGAACAAGACGAAGATCATCACCAACGACAACAACGAAAATGCTTATGGGTTAATGGGCCTGTAATCATTGGTGCCGGCCCATCAGGATTAGCCGCCGCAGCTTGTCTCTCACAGAATCAAATCCCATCGTTGATTCTCGAGAAATCCGATTGTATCGCTTCTCTCTGGCAATATCGAACCTACGATCGTCTCAAACTTCATCTCCCTAAACACTTCTGCGAGCTTCCTCTCATGGGTTTCCCTCAAAATTTCCCAAAATACCCTTCTAAACATCAGTTCATTTCATACATGGAATCCTACGCTTCTCATTTCTCAATCCACCCCCGGTTCAATCAAACCGTTCAATCCGCCGAATTCGACTCAGTTTCCGGCTTCTGGAAAGTCTCCACCCAGGATTCCGACTACATTTCACGGTGGCTCGTCGTCGCCACCGGCGAAAACGCAGAGCCGGTCGTTCCAGAGATTTTAGGAATCGAGCGGTTTACACGAACCGTGGTTCACACAAGTATGTACAAATCCGGTTCGGAATTTAAAAACCAACGGGTTTTAGTCGTCGGGTGTGGGAATTCCGGTATGGAAGTTAGCTTAGACCTCTGCAGACAAAATGCCATCCCCCACATGGTCGTTAGAAACACa GTTCATGTCTTACCTAGAGAAATGTTCGGATTCTCGACGTTTGGTATAGCCATGGGACTATTAAAATGGCTACCATTAAGACTCGTCGATAAGATTCTTCTCTTAATAGCAAACTTAACTCTCGGCAACACCGACCAATTGGGTCTACGTCGACCGAAAACCGGTCCAATTGAGCTCAAAAACGCCACGGGAAAAACCCCGGTTCTCGACGTCGGCGCTCTATCTCAAATCAGATCAGGAAAAATTAAG GTGATGGAAGGAATAAAGGAAATTACGAGAAATGGAGCAAAGTTCATTGATGGACAAGAGAAGGAATTTGATTCAATAATTTTGGCAACTGGATATCGAAGCAATGTGCCCAGTTGGCTgaag ATGTGTGATTGTTTCTCAAAAGATGGTATGCCAAAAACCCCGTTTCCTAACGGATGGAAAGCTGAGAACGGGTTGTATACGGTCGGGTTTACTCGAAGAGGGTTGCTCGGGACTGCGTCGGATGCTATGAAAATCGCTAACGATGTCGCCCAGCAATGGAAGGATGGGAAGAATTGTTCTAATTCATACGTGATATTCCTTAAAGAATCCGAATGA
- the LOC111799003 gene encoding uncharacterized protein LOC111799003, with product MVQKKEKPKALIVGGSIAGISCAHTLIKAGWEVQVLDKTSTPPTGCSTGAGLGLDTLSQRLIKSWLSRPELLVESTSPLGTEQNRAIDGESKTGRILTNDEDLNFRAVHWADLHGLLYNELPPDIFLWGHLFLSMRISDDKTSVKIVAKVLQTDEIVEIVGDLLVAADGCLSSIRQAFLPNLKLRYSGYYAWRGVFDFSESEINIHKAYPQLGKGLYFDLASGTHMGMFEVPKKKINWIWYVNQPEPQIKGRSMTMKVNKEMVMRLHEQANEIWVPEFANVVRETKDPFINAIYDCDPLEQLVWDNVVLVGEAAHPITPHCGRSTNMSILDAAVLGKCLQKWGAEDLNSALAEYQSLRLPIIYEQVLHSRHVGRIKQGLALPNRQAFDPNIAEENLQELQIRNTPFCDDVPEGIDLI from the exons ATGGTCCAGAAgaaggagaagcccaaagcctTGATCGTCGGAGGGAGTATAGCCGGAATTTCTTGCGCCCATACTCTGATCAAAGCAGGCTGGGAAGTTCAAGTCCTCGATAAAACTTCCACTCCGCCGACCGGTTGTTCCACCGGCGCCGGACTCGGCCTTGACACTCTGTCTCAGAGACTCATCAAGTCGTGGCTTTCCCGGCCTGAACTTCTCGTCGAATCCACTTCCCCTCTAGGGACGGAGCAG AATCGGGCTATTGATGGAGAAAGCAAGACGGGACGGATATTGACTAATGATGAGGATCTCAATTTCAGAGCTGTACATTGGGCTGATCTTCATGGCCTTCTATACAATGAGCTTCCACCTGACATATTTCTTTGGggtcatctttttctttctatgcGTATATCTGATGACAAAACGTCTGTGAAAATAGTAGCAAAAGTTCTGCAAACTGATGAGATTGTTGAAATAGTTGGGGATTTGCTTGTTGCAGCTGATGGCTGTCTCTCTTCCATACGTCAAGCATTTCTTCCCAACTTGAAGTTGAG ATATTCAGGTTATTATGCTTGGAGAGGGGTTTTTGATTTCTCAGAGTCTGAGATCAACATTCATAAGGCTTATCCTCAACTTGGTAAAGGCTTGTATTTCGACTTGGCATCTGGAACTCATATGGGAATGTTTGAGGttccaaagaagaagatcaacTGGATTTGGTATGTGAATCAACCAGAACCTCAAATCAAG GGTCGATCGATGACGATGAAAGTAAACAAGGAGATGGTGATGAGATTGCACGAACAAGCCAACGAGATTTGGGTTCCTGAGTTTGCAAACGTGGTTCGAGAAACAAAAGATCCTTTCATCAATGCCATCTATGATTGTGATCCATTAGAACAACTAGTTTGGGACAATGTggtattggttggagaagcaGCTCATCCAATAACTCCTCATTGTGGGAGAAGCACGAATATGTCTATATTAGATGCAGCTGTTTTGGGCAAATGCCTTCAGAAATGGGGAGCTGAAGATCTAAATTCAGCTCTTGCTGAGTATCAGTCTCTCCGGCTGCCTATTATTTATGAGCAAGTCCTCCATTCCCGGCACGTCGGGCGGATCAAGCAAGGCTTGGCGCTTCCCAACCGCCAAGCCTTCGACCCGAATATAGCTGAAGAAAACCTGCAAGAGCttcaaataagaaatacaCCATTCTGTGATGATGTTCCTGAAGGGATTGATCTAATCTAG